CTGGTGGCAATGCCCTTTTCATACAAATCACAGATAGAATACATGTATTCATCGCTCAGGCCCCTGTAAATCTCATCACAAACCAGGTATGCATCTACTGACTTAGCAATGTCAACCAATTCCTCCAGCTGCCCCTTGGTCAGGGTATAGCCCGTAGGGTTGTTGGGGTTGGCCAGATTAATCATCTTGGTGTTCTCATCTACCATAGCCCGTATCTTGTCAAAATCTATGGCGTAACCAGATGCGGCATCACAGGTAAAAATTCGCACCTCCACCCCTATAGCCTCCGGGATGGAATAATACTGCTGATAATTTGGCAGGATGCTGACAACGTTGTCCCCTTGCTCACATAGGGCGTAGCAGACGATGGAATTAGCTCCCGTACCGCCGTGAACTGAGAGAATCATGTCTTCCGAAACCGCATCAGTATACAAGCCGGCAATAGCTTTTTTCAGCCGGGGCATTCCTTCAAAATATCCGTAGTGAAGGCTCATGCTGCTTATTTCCTGAAAAAAGCCTTCTTTATCCGTGCCAGTCATCTCTAAAAGCTGCTCTACCGTCACCGGCTGACAGCAGCTAGAGCCCAAGTTGTATTCGGCCTTGTCATCCAATGGGTTCAGCCAATATTCCACTTTAAATTTGCTGATGTTCATTTATACACCCTTCCTTTCTTCTCCTTCGATTAAATATCCGCTAAGATTCCCAACTCTTTAGCTTGAGCTAAATCGATGGCACGCTTGCCTGTAACCAAGTCTAACAACGCCAAACCAGTGGCATCAAAGATGGTAATCTCCTCTTCGGAGCAGCGGCCAGGTATTTCTCCGCTCAGCACCTGACCAATCTCTCCAGCAATATCAGCCTCACGTATAACTCCCTGTTTAATCGGCAGCTCCATCTCCCCTACCTGCACACATTGCTTCACATCGTCAGCATAAATTTTGGCTCCCTGGAATAAGGTCGGGTCAATTTCTTCCTTTCCTTCCATATCTGCCCCAATGCAGCTGAAATGGGTGCCCGGCTTTACCCACTCCTTGAGAATGACCGGGCTGCGGGAGGGCGTAATGGTGATGATGATGTCGCTTTCCCCCACCGCCGCAGCTAAATCTTCCGCAGCCAAAAACGCCCCCTGGCTGCATTCTAAGGAAAAATCTTTCTGAAGACGTTCAGCACAAGCGGCAGCAAAAGTTCTGGCATGTTCTTGATTCAGAGCGTCAGCTATATAAACCTTTTTGATGCCTGGCAGAAGGGTTAAGGCCGCTGCAATCTGATAGATGGACTGCTTTCCTGCTCCCAGGATTAAAAGTACCTCTGAATCGCTCCTGGCCAAGGCCTGGGCTCCTATAGCCCCTGCCGCCCCCGTCCGCATGCAGGTGATATAGGCCGCATCCATAACGCCCAAAGGAATACCTGTGGTGGAATCAAAAATCATCAGCATACCATTAAAAGGCGGCAGCCCCTTCTCGGTGTTAGCCGGAAAATTATTCAGCATTTTCAAACCGTGGAGATTCTCACCGAAAATACACCCGGAGCGAATGTCCATCACCCCGCCGACCTCTTCAAAATCATAGGATACCAAGGGCCAAACCACCGTTTTTCCCGCCGCCTTCAGCCGATAGGCCGATTTTACTCCTTCGATGACACTGGGCAGCTCCAGCACCTGTTCTAGATTTTTTCGTCCTAAGATTGATACCTTCATCCTTTTGCTCCTTTCAAGTTTTATCTTTAATATAGCTGTTTCATAACTTCTTTAGCCTTATTATATCCCAGCGTTTTCCTCTTTGCCATGGTATTTAATTGTACGAAAGTATAATCCATCAGCTC
The genomic region above belongs to Aminipila butyrica and contains:
- a CDS encoding aminotransferase class I/II-fold pyridoxal phosphate-dependent enzyme, producing the protein MNISKFKVEYWLNPLDDKAEYNLGSSCCQPVTVEQLLEMTGTDKEGFFQEISSMSLHYGYFEGMPRLKKAIAGLYTDAVSEDMILSVHGGTGANSIVCYALCEQGDNVVSILPNYQQYYSIPEAIGVEVRIFTCDAASGYAIDFDKIRAMVDENTKMINLANPNNPTGYTLTKGQLEELVDIAKSVDAYLVCDEIYRGLSDEYMYSICDLYEKGIATSSTSKVFSSAGTRVGWIVTRDLALKDTLMNMRSYHSICEGPINELIAAIVLENKDLFYKRNKNIVEEARAALYEWIKGQPHFKVACDSKSSTSFICYDFDIPALEFAQGLYEEKQVLVCHGACFEQEHSFRIGYGFGDVDYFKGGLARIGEYVKSLEEKGAI
- a CDS encoding ornithine cyclodeaminase family protein — translated: MKVSILGRKNLEQVLELPSVIEGVKSAYRLKAAGKTVVWPLVSYDFEEVGGVMDIRSGCIFGENLHGLKMLNNFPANTEKGLPPFNGMLMIFDSTTGIPLGVMDAAYITCMRTGAAGAIGAQALARSDSEVLLILGAGKQSIYQIAAALTLLPGIKKVYIADALNQEHARTFAAACAERLQKDFSLECSQGAFLAAEDLAAAVGESDIIITITPSRSPVILKEWVKPGTHFSCIGADMEGKEEIDPTLFQGAKIYADDVKQCVQVGEMELPIKQGVIREADIAGEIGQVLSGEIPGRCSEEEITIFDATGLALLDLVTGKRAIDLAQAKELGILADI